A stretch of Myxococcus hansupus DNA encodes these proteins:
- a CDS encoding GvpL/GvpF family gas vesicle protein, with protein sequence MPRTTRPRKGAARSARRTSAERAPSQSLQPPSETPHLPPEGPRYLYGIVRDAGDLDFGHLGVGAPATAVYAVKAAGLAALVSLAPGWVVDPTRAHLLGHQRVTEAILREHTLLPVAFGTVLASESRVHELLSTAHQELTQVLDALEGKVELGLKVLFHREHLVQRLVLEDARLARDPNEPEAEHERRLDAAVEDRARRDMRALMDGLSPRATATHEHPPVGERMLLNAAFLVERAGLDSFEEKVRSLAARSDTYAFRFTGPWAPYSFVDVRLGLGDAAGT encoded by the coding sequence ATGCCCCGGACGACACGACCCCGGAAGGGGGCGGCTCGAAGCGCCAGGCGCACCTCCGCGGAGCGGGCACCTTCGCAGTCCCTCCAGCCTCCGTCAGAAACGCCACACCTGCCCCCCGAGGGGCCCCGCTACCTCTACGGCATCGTCCGCGACGCGGGGGACCTGGACTTCGGGCACCTGGGCGTCGGCGCCCCCGCCACCGCCGTGTACGCGGTGAAGGCCGCGGGGCTCGCGGCCCTGGTGTCCCTGGCGCCAGGATGGGTGGTGGACCCCACGCGGGCGCACCTGCTCGGGCACCAGCGCGTCACCGAGGCCATCCTGCGGGAGCACACCCTGCTCCCGGTGGCCTTCGGCACCGTGCTGGCCTCCGAGTCCCGGGTCCATGAGCTGCTGAGCACCGCCCACCAGGAGCTGACCCAGGTCCTGGACGCCCTGGAGGGCAAGGTGGAGCTGGGCCTCAAGGTGCTCTTCCACCGGGAGCACCTCGTCCAGCGGCTGGTGCTGGAGGATGCCCGGCTGGCCCGCGACCCGAACGAACCCGAGGCCGAACACGAGCGCAGGTTGGATGCCGCCGTGGAGGACCGCGCGCGGCGTGACATGCGGGCGCTGATGGACGGCCTGAGTCCCCGCGCCACGGCCACGCACGAGCACCCGCCCGTGGGCGAGCGGATGCTCCTCAACGCGGCGTTCCTCGTCGAGCGCGCGGGCCTGGATTCCTTCGAGGAGAAGGTCCGCTCCCTGGCCGCGCGCTCGGACACCTATGCGTTCCGCTTCACCGGCCCCTGGGCGCCGTACAGCTTCGTGGACGTGCGCCTGGGCCTGGGTGACGCGGCGGGGACCTGA
- a CDS encoding MFS transporter, producing MRLPSSRLALLGVLYFVQGLPFGFQSTALPVYLRSQGVSLTTIGLLGALWLPWALKALWAPLVDRYGSERVGRRKSWILPMQAGLTLTCAAAAFVSSHDSLPWLLGLIFLMNLFAATQDIAVDGFAVDTLRPNELGLGNTAQVVGYKLGMLTGGGLLVWASDRIGWQGLFVAMALLCLAAFILTLFAREAPPASRESAVSEHGRMEPDWRELFQRLKQALLLPGAGWLLLFIATYKLGESMSDVLFKPFLVDSGITPAQIGLWVGTWGTAASIVGSLAGGLLASRMPLLSAVGITATLRVVPLVGRWLLATSGVTDSSVIAVTMAEEFFGGALTTVMFAFMMSRVDRRIGATHYTLLASLEVWGKAPAGPLAGWLADPRHGLGLGYASVFLLGIVLSVAFLGLLVPMRRQQPAARSALDTA from the coding sequence ATGAGACTTCCCTCGTCCCGGCTCGCGCTGCTGGGTGTGCTCTACTTCGTGCAGGGCCTGCCCTTCGGGTTCCAGTCCACGGCCCTGCCCGTCTACCTGCGCTCGCAGGGCGTATCGCTGACCACCATCGGACTGCTCGGTGCCCTGTGGCTGCCCTGGGCCCTCAAGGCGCTGTGGGCGCCCTTGGTGGACCGCTACGGCTCGGAGCGCGTGGGCCGGCGTAAGTCGTGGATTCTTCCCATGCAAGCGGGGCTCACCCTGACATGCGCCGCCGCGGCCTTCGTGTCCTCACACGACTCGCTGCCCTGGCTGCTGGGCCTCATCTTCCTGATGAACCTGTTCGCCGCCACGCAGGACATCGCGGTGGACGGCTTCGCGGTGGACACGCTGCGCCCCAACGAGCTGGGCCTGGGCAACACCGCGCAGGTGGTGGGCTACAAGCTGGGAATGCTGACGGGCGGTGGATTGCTGGTGTGGGCCAGCGACCGCATTGGCTGGCAGGGCCTCTTCGTCGCCATGGCGCTGCTGTGTCTGGCCGCCTTCATCCTGACGCTCTTCGCCCGCGAGGCGCCCCCCGCCTCACGCGAGTCCGCGGTCTCCGAGCACGGCAGGATGGAGCCGGATTGGCGCGAGCTGTTCCAGCGCCTCAAGCAGGCACTGCTGTTGCCGGGCGCGGGCTGGCTGCTGCTCTTCATCGCCACGTACAAGCTGGGCGAGAGCATGTCCGACGTGCTCTTCAAACCCTTCCTCGTCGATTCAGGCATCACGCCCGCGCAGATTGGTTTGTGGGTGGGCACCTGGGGCACCGCGGCGTCCATCGTGGGCTCGCTGGCGGGAGGACTGCTCGCGTCACGCATGCCCTTGTTGAGCGCGGTGGGCATCACCGCCACCCTGCGCGTGGTGCCCCTGGTGGGACGGTGGCTGCTGGCCACCAGCGGCGTCACGGACAGCAGCGTCATCGCCGTCACCATGGCCGAGGAGTTCTTCGGAGGCGCGCTCACCACGGTGATGTTCGCCTTCATGATGTCGCGGGTGGACCGGCGCATCGGCGCCACCCACTACACGCTGCTCGCCAGTCTGGAGGTCTGGGGCAAGGCGCCCGCGGGCCCTCTCGCGGGCTGGCTCGCGGACCCTCGACACGGGCTCGGCCTGGGCTACGCGAGCGTCTTCCTGCTCGGCATCGTCCTGTCGGTGGCCTTCCTGGGGTTGCTGGTGCCCATGCGCCGCCAGCAGCCCGCGGCGCGCTCGGCGTTGGACACCGCCTGA
- a CDS encoding DNA-3-methyladenine glycosylase family protein, with the protein MPRPPPDEIRYPSYYTPAVRRSLARADPTMGALMKRVGAFKLQVRPLHSPFGALAESIVYQQLHGKAAATIFGRVCERVGSGKKFTPEALLAVPETSLREAGLSANKLAALLDLARKTHEGTVPTLAKVRRMDDAELIEHFTQVRGIGQWTVEMLLMFQLERPDVLPVDDFGVRKGFMKAYGLPEMPKPKALLAYGERWRPWRSVASWYLWRASELPAEG; encoded by the coding sequence ATGCCGCGTCCCCCTCCCGACGAGATTCGCTACCCCAGCTACTACACACCCGCGGTTCGCCGGTCCCTGGCTCGCGCGGACCCGACGATGGGCGCGTTGATGAAGCGGGTGGGGGCCTTCAAGCTCCAGGTTCGCCCGCTGCACAGCCCCTTTGGCGCGTTGGCGGAGTCCATCGTCTACCAGCAGCTCCACGGCAAGGCCGCCGCGACCATCTTCGGCCGCGTGTGTGAGCGCGTGGGCTCCGGGAAGAAGTTCACCCCCGAGGCGCTGCTGGCCGTGCCGGAGACGTCGCTTCGGGAAGCGGGCCTGTCCGCCAACAAGCTGGCCGCGCTCCTGGACCTGGCGCGCAAGACGCACGAGGGCACCGTGCCCACGCTGGCCAAGGTCCGGCGCATGGACGACGCGGAGCTCATCGAGCACTTCACCCAGGTACGCGGCATTGGCCAGTGGACGGTGGAGATGCTGCTCATGTTCCAGCTCGAACGTCCGGACGTGTTGCCCGTGGACGACTTCGGCGTGCGCAAGGGCTTCATGAAAGCCTATGGCCTGCCGGAGATGCCGAAGCCCAAGGCCCTGCTCGCGTACGGCGAGCGCTGGCGCCCGTGGCGCTCGGTGGCGAGCTGGTACCTCTGGCGCGCCTCTGAGCTGCCCGCGGAAGGCTGA
- a CDS encoding PAS domain-containing sensor histidine kinase translates to MASPVALPTPTSAPDLEARLALAEQLLACDEPRQCAEHVVAWLSRQGLTDVAACVVRAPALGRLECLAARGLSDAERAALASPAEVLESPLAEVLREGTPRFFAPPRTPLPGGGCLVVPLGRAGAPGVGLLLLSADSAVPHPDVAWVSTHFGPRLASLLPVAPRAWAGGELLRRIIDTVTDPVMLTDLEGRPHIVNTRAEVLLVAGADASDGRRRATELNQQVFSAALASFASGGASGVRRREVPLVDPVEGIDLLFEVVSTPVVEPDGREVLVSVLRNVTDLGRATQALGESYRRLRATEREARSERHRLDRVLDSVPDPIILSDPAGGMVMMNGPAEKLFATHPDSGEAALRRLRSNNAGFSSFLANLLDAGGKPRWRGQLPLVDPATGATLPMEAVASRVLGDSGELTGIVTLFHDRSEALEKARLLERVKEGSVHLEARVQAATAELAEQNEMLRRQAIQVEQASAAKSQFLANMSHEFRTPLNAILGYTNMLLQGVSGELSPSQKRNLSRIDSNGRHLLEVINEILDITRIEAGRMPLNLSDFGLPELLQEVVAEMDPIIARSKLKVATHLGPRVPAVYSDRQKVKQIVLNLLSNALKFTHEGSVEVLAEYVPATSTITISVTDTGIGIDPANQEKIFEDFQQVDSSPTRAYGGTGLGLSICRRLAEMLGGRVTLQSVQNEGSTFTLHFPRRARRA, encoded by the coding sequence GTGGCCTCTCCCGTCGCACTGCCCACTCCCACGTCCGCGCCGGACCTCGAGGCGCGGCTCGCCCTGGCCGAGCAACTGCTCGCCTGCGACGAACCCCGTCAGTGCGCGGAGCACGTGGTGGCGTGGCTGTCCCGGCAGGGCCTCACGGACGTGGCCGCCTGCGTCGTCCGCGCGCCCGCCCTGGGACGGCTGGAGTGCCTCGCGGCCCGGGGCCTCTCCGACGCCGAGCGCGCCGCGCTGGCGTCCCCGGCGGAGGTCCTGGAGTCCCCCCTGGCCGAGGTCCTGCGGGAAGGAACGCCCCGCTTCTTCGCGCCCCCCCGCACGCCGCTGCCCGGTGGCGGCTGCCTCGTGGTGCCGCTGGGCCGTGCCGGCGCGCCCGGGGTGGGCCTGCTGCTGCTCTCCGCGGACAGCGCCGTGCCGCATCCCGACGTGGCGTGGGTGAGCACGCACTTCGGCCCCCGGCTGGCGTCCCTGCTGCCCGTGGCGCCCCGGGCGTGGGCGGGGGGCGAGCTGCTCCGCCGCATCATCGACACCGTGACGGACCCCGTGATGCTCACGGACCTGGAGGGACGGCCGCACATCGTCAACACCCGCGCCGAGGTGCTGCTCGTCGCCGGCGCGGACGCGAGCGACGGCCGGCGCCGCGCGACGGAGCTCAACCAGCAGGTGTTCTCCGCCGCGCTGGCCAGCTTCGCCAGTGGTGGCGCCTCAGGCGTGCGCCGCCGGGAGGTGCCCCTGGTGGACCCGGTCGAGGGAATCGACCTGCTCTTCGAGGTGGTCAGCACCCCCGTCGTGGAGCCCGATGGCCGCGAAGTGCTGGTCAGCGTGCTGCGCAACGTGACGGACCTGGGCCGCGCCACGCAGGCGCTGGGTGAGAGCTACCGCCGCCTGCGCGCCACCGAGCGGGAGGCCCGCAGCGAGCGGCACCGCCTGGACCGGGTGCTCGACTCGGTGCCGGACCCCATCATCCTGTCGGACCCTGCGGGCGGCATGGTGATGATGAATGGACCGGCGGAGAAGCTCTTCGCCACCCACCCGGACAGCGGCGAGGCCGCGCTGCGCCGGCTGCGCTCCAACAACGCGGGCTTCTCCTCGTTCCTGGCCAACCTGCTGGACGCGGGCGGCAAGCCGCGCTGGCGAGGGCAGCTCCCCCTGGTGGACCCCGCCACGGGCGCCACGCTGCCCATGGAGGCAGTGGCCAGCAGGGTCCTGGGCGATTCAGGTGAACTGACGGGCATCGTCACCCTCTTCCATGACCGCAGCGAGGCGCTGGAGAAGGCGCGGCTCCTGGAGCGGGTGAAGGAAGGCTCCGTCCACCTGGAGGCGCGCGTGCAGGCCGCCACCGCGGAGCTGGCCGAACAGAACGAGATGCTGCGCCGACAGGCCATCCAGGTGGAGCAGGCCAGCGCGGCCAAGTCCCAGTTCCTGGCCAACATGTCCCATGAGTTCCGCACGCCGCTCAACGCCATCCTCGGCTACACGAACATGCTGCTGCAGGGCGTGTCGGGCGAGCTGAGCCCCTCGCAGAAGCGGAACCTCTCGCGCATCGACTCCAACGGCAGACACCTGCTGGAGGTCATCAACGAGATTCTGGACATCACCCGCATCGAAGCGGGGCGCATGCCGCTGAATCTCTCCGACTTCGGGCTCCCGGAGCTGCTGCAGGAGGTGGTGGCGGAGATGGACCCCATCATCGCGCGCAGCAAGCTGAAGGTGGCCACGCACCTGGGCCCTCGGGTTCCCGCCGTGTACAGCGACCGGCAGAAGGTGAAGCAAATCGTCCTCAACCTCCTGTCCAACGCGCTGAAGTTCACCCATGAAGGCTCCGTGGAAGTGCTCGCGGAGTACGTCCCGGCGACCTCCACCATCACCATCTCCGTGACGGACACCGGGATTGGTATCGACCCGGCGAACCAGGAAAAAATCTTCGAGGACTTCCAGCAGGTAGACAGCTCCCCCACCCGCGCCTATGGAGGCACGGGGCTGGGTCTCTCCATCTGCCGTCGCCTGGCCGAGATGCTGGGGGGTCGCGTCACCCTCCAGAGCGTCCAGAACGAAGGCTCGACCTTCACCCTGCACTTCCCCCGACGCGCGAGGCGCGCATGA
- a CDS encoding DUF4340 domain-containing protein, whose amino-acid sequence MKVRDLALQGALAGVALVAAFVVWQREPSAGPGEVTVVDAPVRALDSIRYEDDSRFVDVFRDASTRDRLWVRLGQKAWKTGSGGAQDTDAGTADAGAAAASEPLPPRELRGNDVADKLFSRFAPLRATRALGELDAKKLEEVGLTTSQRKLTVTVGGKTRVFTLASPSGGWGTPYLRSEDDGRVYLLGPALLPDLENANSRLVDRRLHTFDLGDFDSVVITASGGARTFSATGKAPGPVSLAPEEAPERPDEFARNWHDRVWRLIPIDFLGRDELPAGGEPRESFRVEYRRAGAPVGQVTVAKGEEGFFVRTEHTTGWAKLHAGVDALAEEAARVTAPVSAASGK is encoded by the coding sequence ATGAAGGTTCGGGACCTGGCCCTTCAAGGGGCCCTGGCGGGGGTGGCGCTGGTGGCCGCCTTCGTCGTCTGGCAGCGCGAGCCCTCCGCGGGCCCAGGCGAGGTGACGGTGGTGGACGCGCCGGTGCGCGCCCTGGACAGCATTCGCTACGAGGACGACAGCCGCTTCGTGGATGTCTTCCGGGACGCGAGCACGAGAGATCGGCTCTGGGTGCGTCTGGGGCAGAAGGCCTGGAAGACGGGCTCGGGGGGCGCGCAGGACACGGACGCGGGGACCGCGGATGCGGGAGCGGCCGCCGCCTCCGAGCCGCTGCCGCCGCGTGAGCTGCGCGGCAACGACGTCGCGGACAAGCTGTTCTCCCGCTTCGCCCCCCTGCGCGCGACGCGGGCGCTGGGCGAGCTGGACGCGAAGAAGCTGGAGGAGGTCGGCCTCACCACGTCGCAGCGCAAGCTGACGGTGACGGTGGGCGGCAAGACGCGCGTGTTCACCCTGGCCTCGCCCTCGGGCGGCTGGGGGACGCCGTACCTGCGCAGCGAGGACGATGGCCGCGTGTACCTGCTGGGCCCGGCGCTGCTGCCGGACCTGGAGAACGCCAACAGCCGCCTGGTGGACCGCCGGCTGCACACCTTCGACCTGGGCGACTTCGACTCGGTGGTCATCACCGCGAGTGGCGGCGCGCGCACCTTCAGCGCCACGGGCAAGGCGCCGGGGCCGGTGTCGCTGGCGCCGGAAGAGGCGCCGGAGCGTCCAGACGAGTTCGCGCGCAACTGGCATGACCGCGTGTGGCGGCTGATTCCCATCGACTTCCTCGGCCGCGACGAGCTTCCGGCCGGTGGCGAGCCTCGGGAGTCCTTCCGGGTGGAGTACCGCCGCGCGGGCGCGCCCGTGGGGCAGGTGACGGTGGCGAAGGGCGAGGAGGGCTTCTTCGTCCGGACCGAGCACACCACCGGGTGGGCCAAGCTGCACGCGGGCGTGGATGCGCTCGCGGAAGAAGCGGCGCGGGTGACGGCGCCCGTGTCGGCCGCGTCGGGGAAGTAG
- a CDS encoding response regulator — MTNPTETPKPLVLVVDDYQDAREMYAEYLEFSGFRVAEAKNGQEALDKAFELHPDIILMDLSLPIIDGWEATRRLKNDDRTRTIPVVALTGHAMTGQSDEAKGAGCDSFVTKPCLPDALVDEVRRVLALHGGTPSR, encoded by the coding sequence ATGACGAACCCAACCGAGACACCGAAGCCCCTCGTGCTCGTGGTCGACGACTACCAGGATGCCCGGGAGATGTACGCCGAGTACCTCGAGTTCTCCGGCTTCCGCGTGGCCGAAGCGAAGAACGGGCAGGAGGCCCTGGACAAGGCCTTCGAGCTGCACCCCGACATCATCCTCATGGACCTGTCGCTGCCCATCATCGACGGCTGGGAGGCGACGCGGCGGCTGAAGAACGATGACCGCACGCGCACCATCCCCGTGGTGGCCCTCACCGGCCACGCGATGACGGGACAGTCCGACGAAGCCAAGGGCGCGGGCTGCGACTCCTTCGTCACCAAGCCCTGCTTGCCGGACGCGCTGGTGGACGAGGTCCGCCGCGTGCTTGCCCTCCACGGAGGCACACCGTCGAGGTGA
- a CDS encoding Gldg family protein: MSTRPVSGGLPVTLAFVSGLLAIFMGERIFGMGTSRTVLSGLGVAVSVGALLWRFLRLRAASADRRAVEAWALGLYGVGLAALVLYFLQSDVGTGLFGGPLSQKSPRLAVSLAALFPALMACSLLPLAMVEVAAAAMSRAPVLETGRVRSALYSGLGLAFVLIFAFASMFVATQADVTWDLSYFRTAKPGDATRKVIRGLNEPLNVTLFFPPANEVGEAVGQYFRDLAVESPELLNVQRLDQAVEPSRARSLGVHSNGTVVLARGDRKEPFTVGLEIERARGQLQRLDQEIQRRLLTVARPRRVVYFTSGHGERAESRAVPGETTRPSVEKLKELLRAQNVEVRPLGVSEGLGTEVPRDASVVVVAGATQAFLTEELNALNEYVNRGGRLWLALEPEGPDFQPLLDPLGLKFLKTPLANDQVYFRTTRQQSDRGNLGTATFSSHPSVTSLSSLAGQAPAVFTGAGALDQIQPPPGGLVHNVSVRAHGATFADTNGNFTLDANESRRPWPLVIAVEKPSPPGQESMRVVVMADADAVSDLLMGNMGNAYLAVDTLRWLTGEEAISGAVSSEEDTPIQHTREQDAVWFYATVFLGPALVLAVGFVMTRRRGRRAPRTAVAGGER; the protein is encoded by the coding sequence ATGAGCACGCGTCCTGTGAGCGGGGGACTTCCCGTGACGCTGGCCTTCGTCTCGGGCCTGCTGGCCATCTTCATGGGCGAGCGCATCTTCGGCATGGGCACGAGTCGCACCGTCCTGTCCGGTCTGGGCGTGGCGGTGTCGGTGGGCGCGCTGCTCTGGCGCTTCCTCCGGCTGCGCGCGGCCAGCGCGGACCGGCGCGCGGTGGAGGCGTGGGCGCTGGGTCTGTACGGCGTGGGCCTGGCGGCGCTGGTGCTCTATTTCCTCCAGTCCGACGTGGGCACGGGCCTCTTCGGCGGGCCGCTGTCGCAGAAGTCGCCACGGCTCGCGGTGTCGTTGGCGGCGCTGTTCCCCGCGCTGATGGCGTGCAGCCTGCTGCCGCTGGCGATGGTGGAGGTGGCCGCCGCGGCGATGTCGCGCGCGCCGGTGCTGGAGACGGGACGCGTGCGCAGCGCGCTGTACTCGGGGTTGGGGTTGGCCTTCGTGCTCATCTTCGCCTTCGCGTCCATGTTCGTGGCCACGCAGGCCGACGTGACGTGGGACCTGTCCTACTTCCGCACCGCGAAGCCCGGGGATGCCACGCGCAAGGTGATTCGCGGCCTCAACGAGCCGCTGAATGTGACGCTCTTCTTCCCTCCGGCGAACGAGGTCGGTGAAGCGGTGGGGCAGTACTTCCGGGACCTCGCGGTGGAGAGCCCCGAGCTCCTCAACGTGCAGCGCCTGGACCAGGCGGTGGAGCCGTCCCGCGCGCGGAGCCTGGGCGTCCACAGCAACGGCACCGTCGTCCTGGCTCGTGGTGACCGGAAGGAGCCCTTCACGGTCGGCCTGGAAATCGAGCGCGCCCGTGGTCAGCTCCAGCGGCTGGACCAGGAGATTCAGCGCCGCCTGCTGACGGTCGCGCGTCCCCGCCGCGTCGTCTACTTCACCTCCGGCCACGGAGAGCGCGCCGAGTCGCGCGCGGTGCCGGGCGAGACGACCCGTCCGTCCGTGGAGAAGCTCAAGGAGTTGCTGCGCGCGCAGAACGTCGAGGTGCGGCCGCTCGGTGTCTCGGAGGGGTTGGGCACCGAGGTGCCGCGTGACGCTTCCGTGGTGGTGGTGGCGGGCGCGACGCAGGCGTTCCTCACCGAGGAGCTGAACGCGCTGAATGAGTACGTCAACCGGGGCGGTCGGCTGTGGCTGGCGCTGGAGCCCGAAGGCCCGGACTTCCAGCCGCTGCTGGATCCCCTGGGACTGAAGTTCCTCAAGACGCCGCTGGCCAATGACCAGGTGTACTTCCGCACCACGCGGCAGCAGAGCGACCGGGGGAACCTGGGGACGGCGACGTTCTCCTCGCACCCGTCCGTCACGTCGCTGTCCTCGCTGGCCGGACAGGCCCCGGCCGTCTTCACGGGCGCGGGCGCGCTGGACCAGATTCAGCCGCCACCGGGCGGGCTGGTGCACAACGTCTCCGTGCGCGCGCATGGCGCCACGTTCGCGGACACCAACGGCAACTTCACGTTGGACGCGAACGAGTCGCGGCGGCCCTGGCCCCTGGTCATCGCGGTGGAGAAGCCCTCGCCCCCGGGCCAGGAGTCGATGCGCGTGGTGGTGATGGCGGACGCGGACGCGGTGAGCGACTTGCTCATGGGCAACATGGGCAACGCCTACCTGGCGGTGGACACGCTGCGCTGGCTCACGGGCGAGGAGGCCATCTCCGGCGCGGTGTCGTCGGAGGAGGACACGCCCATCCAGCACACGCGTGAGCAGGACGCCGTCTGGTTCTACGCGACCGTGTTCCTGGGCCCCGCGCTGGTGCTGGCGGTGGGCTTCGTGATGACGCGCCGGCGAGGACGCCGAGCGCCGCGCACCGCGGTGGCGGGAGGTGAGCGATGA
- a CDS encoding hemerythrin domain-containing protein yields MNAIELLKQQHDEVKKLFKKYEKLSEGAEVKRQELFEMISDRLSAHAAIEEQYFYPAAKAVDTEDLLREAAEEHLSAKRLIADLLELEPSDEEFDAKMQVLQEQIEHHVEEEEGELFKKVRKMLSAEQLVDLGVQMQQEFEELMEGEPRNQVPSETDHAAPI; encoded by the coding sequence ATGAACGCAATCGAACTCTTGAAGCAACAGCACGACGAAGTGAAGAAGCTCTTCAAGAAGTACGAGAAGCTCTCGGAGGGGGCGGAGGTGAAGCGCCAGGAGCTGTTCGAGATGATTTCGGACCGGCTGAGCGCGCACGCCGCCATCGAGGAGCAGTACTTCTATCCCGCGGCGAAGGCCGTGGACACGGAGGACCTGCTCCGTGAGGCCGCGGAGGAGCACCTGTCCGCCAAGCGGCTCATCGCCGACCTGCTGGAGCTGGAGCCCTCCGACGAGGAGTTCGACGCGAAGATGCAGGTGCTCCAGGAGCAGATCGAACACCACGTCGAGGAGGAAGAGGGCGAGCTCTTCAAGAAGGTGCGGAAGATGCTGTCCGCGGAGCAGCTCGTGGACCTGGGCGTCCAGATGCAACAGGAGTTCGAGGAGTTGATGGAGGGCGAGCCCCGCAACCAGGTGCCTTCGGAAACGGACCACGCCGCGCCCATCTAA
- a CDS encoding FAD-dependent oxidoreductase, producing MDEEQRAHRSLWTVTAPPRDFPALPGDVTVDVAVIGGGMAGLTTAWLLKRAGKRVAVLEMHRILSGQTGQTTAHLTEMLDTPYATLRRDFGEKGAQLAASSSRAAIEQIATWVETLGIDCDFQRVPMYRYAETERELADLHDELAAAREAGLLASFTREVPLPFPVKGALRVEDQALFHPRKYLLALADQLPGDGSHVFENTRVTEIHDGAPCRVVTDRGTVTAAAVVEATTTPLNRVAMHTKLYPYRSYAVAGPLNGPLEPGQYYDSQEPYHYIRTQQVNGRAFIIVGGEDHKVGTDVDTAQRYAALEAYALRRFPLTEITHRWSGQVIEPADGLAYIGRNTASRHVYVATGFSGTGMTFGTLAGMILSDAILDKQNPYAALYAATRVKPHAGAKDFIQENAEVAFRFVADRLSRPDGHGLADVAPGEGKVLEVEGQKVAVYRAEDGTAHAVSPVCTHLGCHVHWNGAERSWDCPCHGGRFSPTGKVLNGPAVKDLPTKKLPT from the coding sequence ATGGATGAAGAGCAACGGGCGCACAGGTCGCTCTGGACGGTGACGGCGCCGCCCCGCGACTTCCCGGCGCTGCCGGGCGATGTGACGGTGGACGTGGCCGTCATCGGTGGGGGCATGGCGGGGCTGACCACGGCGTGGCTGTTGAAACGCGCTGGCAAACGCGTGGCGGTGCTGGAGATGCACCGCATCCTGTCGGGGCAGACGGGACAGACGACCGCGCACCTCACGGAGATGCTGGACACGCCCTACGCCACCTTGCGGCGGGACTTCGGAGAGAAGGGCGCGCAGCTCGCGGCGTCCTCCAGCCGCGCCGCCATCGAGCAGATCGCCACCTGGGTGGAGACGCTCGGCATCGACTGCGACTTCCAGCGCGTGCCCATGTACCGCTACGCGGAGACGGAGCGCGAGCTGGCGGACCTTCACGATGAGCTCGCCGCCGCGCGCGAGGCCGGCTTGCTGGCCTCCTTCACCCGCGAGGTGCCCCTGCCGTTCCCCGTGAAGGGCGCGCTGCGCGTGGAGGACCAGGCGCTCTTCCATCCCCGGAAGTACCTGCTCGCGCTGGCGGACCAGCTTCCGGGTGACGGCAGTCACGTGTTCGAGAACACGCGGGTGACGGAGATCCACGACGGCGCGCCCTGCCGCGTCGTCACCGACCGGGGCACCGTCACCGCCGCGGCCGTGGTGGAGGCCACGACGACGCCCCTCAACCGCGTGGCCATGCACACCAAGCTGTATCCCTACCGCAGCTACGCGGTGGCGGGCCCGCTCAACGGGCCGCTGGAGCCGGGGCAGTACTACGACAGCCAGGAGCCCTATCACTACATCCGCACGCAGCAGGTGAACGGGCGCGCGTTCATCATCGTGGGCGGCGAGGACCACAAGGTCGGCACGGACGTGGACACCGCCCAGCGCTACGCCGCGCTGGAGGCGTACGCGCTGCGGCGCTTCCCGCTGACGGAAATCACGCACCGTTGGTCCGGTCAGGTCATCGAGCCCGCGGACGGGCTGGCCTACATCGGCCGGAACACGGCCAGCCGCCACGTGTACGTGGCCACCGGCTTCTCCGGCACCGGCATGACGTTCGGCACGCTGGCGGGGATGATTCTCTCCGACGCCATCCTGGACAAGCAGAACCCCTACGCGGCGCTCTACGCGGCGACCCGGGTGAAGCCCCACGCGGGCGCGAAGGACTTCATCCAGGAGAACGCGGAGGTCGCCTTTCGTTTCGTCGCGGACCGCTTGTCACGTCCGGACGGACACGGGCTGGCGGACGTCGCGCCCGGGGAGGGCAAGGTCCTGGAGGTGGAAGGCCAGAAGGTCGCTGTCTACCGCGCCGAGGATGGCACCGCGCACGCGGTGTCTCCGGTGTGTACACACCTGGGCTGCCACGTTCACTGGAACGGCGCGGAGCGCTCCTGGGACTGTCCTTGTCACGGTGGCCGCTTCAGCCCCACGGGCAAGGTGCTCAACGGGCCCGCCGTGAAGGACCTTCCCACGAAGAAATTGCCCACCTGA